Proteins co-encoded in one Flavobacteriaceae bacterium MAR_2009_75 genomic window:
- a CDS encoding 2-dehydro-3-deoxyphosphooctonate aldolase (KDO 8-P synthase): MRLDKIPQIKHTDSNNFFLLSGPCAIEGEEMALRIAEKIVKVTDKLKIPYVFKGSFKKANRSRVDSFTGIGDEKALKILRKVSETFHVPTITDIHQESDAAMAAEYVDVLQIPAFLVRQTDLVVAAAKTGKVVNLKKGQFMSPESMKHAVTKVIDSDNEQVWITDRGTMFGYQDMVVDFRGIPTMKQYAPVVLDVTHSLQQPNQASGVTGGRPELINTMARAGIAAGVDGIFMETHFDPANAKSDGANMLDLSLLEKLLGNLTALRQTVNSLSPI; the protein is encoded by the coding sequence ATGCGTCTTGACAAAATTCCCCAAATAAAACATACCGACAGCAATAATTTTTTCTTACTATCAGGCCCTTGCGCCATTGAAGGTGAAGAAATGGCTCTTCGCATTGCAGAGAAAATTGTCAAGGTTACCGATAAGCTTAAAATACCTTATGTTTTTAAAGGAAGTTTTAAAAAAGCGAACCGAAGTCGTGTCGATTCGTTTACTGGTATAGGCGACGAAAAAGCTTTGAAAATTCTCAGAAAAGTTTCGGAAACTTTTCACGTGCCTACGATTACCGATATTCATCAAGAATCTGATGCCGCCATGGCAGCTGAATATGTAGATGTGTTGCAAATTCCCGCTTTTTTGGTACGCCAAACAGATTTGGTCGTTGCCGCCGCCAAAACAGGTAAGGTGGTCAACTTAAAGAAGGGGCAATTTATGTCGCCAGAAAGCATGAAACATGCCGTGACCAAAGTCATCGATTCTGATAATGAACAAGTATGGATTACCGATCGTGGTACCATGTTCGGCTACCAAGATATGGTTGTAGATTTCAGGGGAATACCTACCATGAAGCAATATGCCCCCGTGGTATTAGATGTTACCCATAGTTTACAACAACCCAATCAAGCCTCAGGTGTTACCGGAGGTCGCCCTGAACTTATTAATACAATGGCTCGGGCTGGAATAGCTGCAGGAGTGGACGGTATTTTTATGGAAACCCATTTTGATCCGGCAAATGCAAAAAGTGATGGGGCGAATATGCTTGATTTGAGTCTGCTCGAAAAACTGTTGGGTAATCTTACCGCGCTTAGGCAAACTGTTAATTCACTCTCTCCAATTTAA
- a CDS encoding arylsulfatase A-like enzyme has protein sequence MYKYLFTSLSLFSFVIEPEQPIETKERPNFLFIAVDDLRNELGVFENSQAITPHMNALANSGSHFTHHYVQVPTCGASRHALITGMRPYKPIHLSNRAIEMEISGQPEKESPESFFHRFKQEGYHTVGIGKISHSADGLVYGYEEEPSNQRELPYSWSELLFDPGKWKTGWNAFFAYANGENRQSLNKQVKPYEAGETDDEGYPDGLTTNLAATKLRELKTSKKTFFMGVGFFKPHLPFNAPKKYWDLYKRDSIKVSQNGDIPENINLASLQNNGEFNQYALGDEKAHLNQPISHEYAQKLRHAYLASVSYVDAQIGKLLEELKTLGLDKNTVVVIWGDHGWHLGDQRVWGKHTLFENALKSTLIIKAPELENQPNRIDNIVETVDLYPTLLELGDLYQQENLDGTSLVPLLESKPLNENEVAYSYFKKGITLRTPEYRLTKYYRDEEPTVELYEHENGNFENKNLAQERPDIVARLTPLLEKGNTGLYHKSE, from the coding sequence ATGTATAAATATCTTTTCACTTCACTGTCTCTCTTCAGTTTTGTAATTGAGCCAGAGCAACCAATAGAAACTAAAGAGCGGCCCAATTTTCTATTTATTGCAGTCGATGATTTGCGCAATGAATTGGGGGTATTCGAAAATTCCCAAGCCATTACCCCACACATGAACGCGCTAGCAAATTCTGGCTCCCATTTTACACATCATTATGTGCAAGTGCCTACATGCGGGGCTTCACGTCACGCTTTAATAACCGGCATGAGACCGTACAAACCGATTCATCTTAGCAATCGCGCCATTGAAATGGAAATTTCCGGTCAACCGGAGAAAGAATCACCGGAAAGCTTTTTTCATCGGTTTAAGCAAGAAGGTTATCATACCGTCGGAATCGGAAAAATTTCGCATTCGGCAGATGGCCTAGTCTATGGTTACGAAGAAGAACCTTCGAACCAAAGGGAACTGCCCTATAGCTGGAGTGAATTACTTTTTGACCCTGGAAAATGGAAAACAGGATGGAATGCTTTTTTCGCTTATGCCAACGGTGAAAATCGTCAAAGCCTGAATAAGCAGGTCAAACCGTACGAGGCAGGGGAAACTGATGATGAGGGCTACCCAGATGGGCTTACCACAAATCTTGCCGCTACAAAACTTAGAGAACTCAAAACTTCAAAAAAAACCTTTTTTATGGGGGTCGGTTTTTTTAAACCGCACCTTCCCTTTAATGCACCAAAGAAATATTGGGATCTGTATAAACGAGACAGTATAAAAGTCTCGCAGAATGGTGACATTCCCGAAAACATCAACCTGGCGAGCCTACAAAACAATGGTGAATTCAATCAATATGCCCTGGGAGATGAAAAAGCGCACTTAAACCAACCCATTTCACACGAATATGCACAAAAGCTGCGTCATGCCTATCTGGCATCCGTTAGTTACGTTGATGCACAAATAGGAAAATTGCTTGAAGAACTTAAGACCTTGGGCTTAGATAAGAATACCGTAGTGGTCATCTGGGGCGATCATGGTTGGCATTTGGGCGATCAGCGGGTTTGGGGCAAACACACCCTTTTTGAAAATGCACTTAAAAGCACCCTGATAATAAAGGCCCCCGAACTTGAAAATCAACCAAACCGAATCGATAATATCGTAGAAACGGTTGACCTCTACCCTACCCTTTTAGAACTAGGCGATTTATATCAGCAAGAAAATCTTGATGGCACTAGCTTAGTGCCCTTATTGGAGTCAAAGCCTTTAAATGAAAATGAGGTTGCCTATAGTTATTTTAAAAAAGGAATCACCTTAAGAACTCCAGAATACCGGTTGACAAAATATTATAGAGATGAAGAGCCGACCGTCGAATTATATGAGCATGAAAATGGGAATTTTGAAAATAAAAACTTAGCGCAAGAACGTCCCGATATTGTTGCCCGACTAACACCACTACTAGAGAAGGGCAATACGGGTCTGTATCATAAGAGTGAATAA
- a CDS encoding PepSY-associated transmembrane protein, translating into MKRRVHNILFHTHTISGIVISVALYVIFFAGSFSFFRDEITNWERGHHVEITDALPQDIDSYISHIASENELQGREIEISRYFNERNINVNLSASADTLITEEAQQRTNFYLDTHDLSKSTHVSNYGLGEFLYRLHFLDQIPYPYGRYLSGFVALFFLFALFTGLWIHWDKIVSNFYVFRPWAKIKTIWTDAHTALGLIGFPFQFVYAVTGAFFLLKGILILPTVMGVYDGNQNRLFEELEYTHPVFEYNYEALQVSPNVNGLIEQTLYEWKDFQLGEVHIFNYGDTNMHVALSGHLNYKDKFNGYGYRIYRLKDQQIIDERIPKKNNRYLDGVKNVLFRLHLGDYGGLGLRIVSFWLGLVSCIVILSGIMIWLVARNKKNITEKKRRFNYQVANIYMAICLSMFPVTALSFLMVKFYEPEKTFIYKVYFFSWLATSIFFIFKKNINYTNRWSLISGGILSLCVPIANGIKTGFWPWISYSKGYTEILFIDLLFLFLGLLALWVTFFKLKSQPVSPNFK; encoded by the coding sequence ATGAAGAGAAGGGTTCATAACATATTGTTCCATACGCATACCATAAGCGGAATTGTAATTAGTGTAGCGCTTTACGTTATCTTTTTCGCAGGTTCATTTTCTTTTTTTCGAGACGAAATTACCAATTGGGAACGAGGTCACCATGTAGAAATCACTGATGCCCTACCCCAAGATATTGATAGTTATATATCACATATTGCCAGTGAAAATGAGTTACAGGGCAGAGAAATAGAAATCTCGCGTTACTTTAATGAGCGTAACATAAATGTAAATTTAAGTGCTTCGGCAGATACCCTTATTACCGAAGAAGCTCAACAGCGAACCAATTTCTACTTAGATACCCATGATCTATCAAAATCTACGCATGTCTCGAATTATGGGCTGGGAGAGTTCTTGTATAGATTACACTTTCTGGATCAGATACCCTACCCCTACGGCAGATATCTATCGGGCTTTGTAGCTCTCTTCTTTTTATTCGCACTGTTCACCGGTCTTTGGATCCATTGGGATAAAATAGTTAGTAATTTTTACGTATTCAGACCATGGGCAAAAATCAAAACCATTTGGACGGATGCCCACACCGCACTAGGGCTCATCGGCTTTCCGTTTCAATTCGTTTATGCAGTTACCGGTGCATTCTTTTTATTAAAGGGTATTCTCATCTTGCCTACGGTGATGGGTGTCTATGACGGAAATCAAAACAGACTTTTTGAGGAATTGGAATATACCCACCCGGTTTTTGAGTATAATTATGAGGCGCTGCAAGTTAGCCCTAACGTAAACGGTCTGATAGAACAGACTTTATATGAATGGAAAGACTTTCAGTTAGGCGAAGTCCATATTTTTAATTATGGAGATACCAATATGCATGTAGCCCTGAGTGGTCATTTGAACTACAAAGATAAATTTAACGGCTACGGCTATCGAATCTATCGATTAAAGGATCAACAGATCATTGATGAACGTATTCCCAAAAAAAACAATAGATATTTAGATGGTGTAAAAAATGTTCTCTTTCGACTGCACTTGGGTGACTATGGGGGTTTAGGCTTGCGTATCGTATCTTTTTGGTTAGGGTTGGTTTCTTGTATCGTAATTCTATCAGGTATCATGATTTGGCTAGTGGCCAGAAACAAGAAAAATATTACCGAGAAAAAAAGACGTTTCAATTATCAAGTGGCGAATATATACATGGCCATATGTTTAAGCATGTTTCCTGTTACCGCACTATCTTTTTTAATGGTCAAATTTTATGAACCTGAGAAAACATTCATATATAAGGTCTATTTTTTTAGTTGGTTGGCCACGAGTATCTTCTTCATTTTTAAAAAGAACATCAATTACACGAATAGATGGAGCTTGATTTCTGGCGGAATCTTAAGCCTATGTGTACCCATAGCCAATGGTATTAAAACCGGTTTTTGGCCATGGATAAGTTATTCAAAAGGTTATACTGAAATACTTTTTATCGACCTATTATTTCTATTTCTGGGGCTGTTAGCGCTATGGGTAACATTTTTTAAGCTAAAATCTCAACCAGTCTCCCCAAATTTTAAATAG
- a CDS encoding short-subunit dehydrogenase: protein MQLKDKKVLITGGSRGIGKCMIDELVKHGVRDIAVIGRDKENLKELRRTFETVNFLLVRGDVGDLSVLRDMASKIQDEWGKLDILINNAGVVSAGPLDEISDEDLYDQIAVNFTAVLVLTKYCIPLLKISEEAAIMNVSSGLGLIGMPFYGVYGSTKAGIRQFSDSIRRELKPFNISVTCVYPTATDTDMMKTSQAKEMDTPEFVAERSIQGLINKKLHVIFGGQQRLNDSKLNFESPEKFDEKIASSYDERLDASLSHKAM, encoded by the coding sequence ATGCAATTGAAAGATAAAAAGGTACTGATTACTGGCGGATCACGAGGTATCGGTAAGTGTATGATCGACGAACTTGTAAAGCATGGAGTTCGAGATATAGCTGTTATTGGTAGAGATAAAGAAAACCTTAAAGAACTACGACGAACATTTGAGACGGTTAACTTTCTTTTGGTGCGCGGTGATGTAGGTGATTTAAGCGTGCTTCGAGACATGGCCTCTAAAATACAAGATGAGTGGGGTAAACTCGATATTCTCATCAATAATGCCGGCGTGGTTTCTGCAGGGCCTTTAGATGAAATATCCGATGAAGATCTTTATGACCAGATAGCAGTGAACTTTACCGCGGTTTTGGTTTTGACCAAGTACTGTATTCCTCTTTTGAAAATTTCTGAAGAGGCAGCTATTATGAACGTCTCTTCTGGCTTAGGACTCATTGGTATGCCGTTCTACGGAGTTTACGGAAGCACCAAAGCGGGAATTCGACAATTTTCAGATTCTATTCGTCGCGAGTTGAAACCCTTCAATATTTCCGTGACCTGCGTGTACCCCACTGCTACGGATACTGATATGATGAAGACTTCGCAAGCAAAAGAAATGGACACCCCGGAATTTGTCGCCGAAAGGTCGATTCAGGGTCTAATCAATAAAAAATTACATGTAATTTTTGGGGGGCAGCAACGACTCAACGATAGTAAGTTGAATTTTGAAAGCCCTGAAAAGTTTGACGAGAAGATTGCATCAAGTTACGATGAGCGCCTAGACGCAAGTCTTAGCCATAAAGCCATGTAA
- a CDS encoding iron complex outermembrane receptor protein, with amino-acid sequence MQFMKNILFTTLTLLTFIYGNAQSGTLQGKVVDANNAPLPYVNVMIQNSSKGTTTDENGVYSFSSVSRKKVTLLFSSIGMSSEKLVVTLSTNETTTVPTVILSERSEQLNEVVVEGHQNKYVQREPSQSLRLKTELAKLPQNIQVIGSNILKDQQVTTIMDGLTRNVSGVTMLEHWGHFARLNMRGFRLPAFRNGINVQDSWGPLAEDMNTVERIEFVKGPAGFMMAAGEPGGFYNVVTKKPTEEFIANASFSAGSFDFYRGTVDVGGKLTENGKLLGRLNVMYQTTDSHRGNENVTRYGIAPSVTYKFSEKTSITTEMNLQQAESYIGSAYIFAPADAGYASLDRDFKFTNNDYPVTDIQEVSFFTNLDHKFSENWSLHGQLAYLRYDQVGNSTWLTSMAENGDAIRYTSKWDALSRGKYAQLYINGAFNTGAVKHKVMGGFDYSDKSYWADFSELSIVDTTTPFNIFNPVYGESPATNFDRRFPVQERNGGTPYGASILRSFYAQDEIGFLNEKIRLTLAGRYSNLYTLGQTESDDVLTPRIGISADIIPSISIYALYDESFLPQSGFNSSGEILNDPVNGKDIEGGLKGNFFDGRLRTSLGVYKINKNKILVGDPAFPNDNFSIYSGEIESKGIEFDLQGELTDGLNLILNYANTNVEDKSGSLVAGHSKHVTNGWLNYHFSPYSKLKGFGASLGYQYQADRSTWAWAADDQSDLPNYFRMDGALSWQNEKFRVQLNVNNILDEYLYAGANYGSYLYWQSEPGINGRITVAYTF; translated from the coding sequence ATGCAATTTATGAAGAACATACTTTTCACCACGTTAACCCTACTGACATTTATCTATGGAAATGCCCAATCGGGCACGCTACAGGGGAAGGTAGTTGATGCCAACAACGCCCCCCTACCCTACGTAAATGTTATGATTCAAAACAGTTCGAAAGGTACTACTACAGATGAAAATGGCGTCTACTCATTTTCTTCGGTATCAAGAAAGAAGGTTACCTTATTATTTTCTTCGATAGGAATGTCATCCGAAAAATTAGTAGTTACCCTATCCACCAACGAAACCACTACGGTACCCACTGTAATTCTTAGCGAAAGGTCGGAACAATTGAACGAAGTTGTTGTTGAGGGGCACCAAAACAAATACGTGCAACGTGAACCCTCACAATCGCTTAGGTTGAAAACCGAACTGGCTAAGCTACCGCAAAATATTCAGGTCATAGGTTCTAACATATTAAAAGACCAGCAGGTAACTACCATAATGGACGGGCTGACCCGAAATGTAAGTGGGGTCACCATGTTAGAGCATTGGGGCCACTTCGCCCGCCTTAATATGAGAGGTTTTAGGCTTCCCGCTTTTAGAAATGGTATAAATGTTCAAGACTCTTGGGGGCCATTGGCCGAAGACATGAATACAGTAGAACGTATTGAATTCGTCAAAGGACCTGCCGGCTTTATGATGGCCGCAGGGGAACCCGGTGGTTTCTACAATGTAGTTACTAAAAAACCTACTGAAGAATTTATAGCAAATGCTTCTTTTTCAGCAGGTAGCTTCGATTTCTATAGAGGTACAGTCGATGTCGGTGGAAAGCTCACCGAAAACGGAAAGCTTTTGGGTAGATTAAATGTGATGTATCAGACGACTGATAGTCATCGAGGAAACGAAAACGTGACTCGATATGGTATTGCCCCTTCAGTAACCTATAAATTTTCTGAAAAGACTTCGATAACCACCGAAATGAACTTGCAACAGGCAGAATCTTATATTGGCTCGGCATACATCTTTGCACCCGCCGATGCCGGCTATGCAAGTTTAGACAGAGATTTTAAATTCACCAACAATGATTATCCGGTAACCGATATTCAAGAGGTGTCTTTCTTCACGAACCTCGATCATAAATTTTCGGAAAATTGGAGCCTTCATGGTCAGCTTGCCTATTTGAGATACGACCAAGTCGGTAATTCAACTTGGCTAACTTCGATGGCAGAAAATGGTGACGCCATTAGATACACATCAAAATGGGATGCCCTTTCAAGGGGAAAATACGCCCAACTTTACATCAATGGCGCATTCAATACCGGAGCGGTGAAACACAAGGTCATGGGTGGTTTTGACTACAGCGACAAAAGCTACTGGGCCGATTTTTCAGAACTTTCGATTGTAGACACCACAACCCCTTTCAATATTTTTAATCCTGTTTATGGGGAAAGTCCTGCCACTAATTTTGATCGTCGTTTTCCCGTTCAGGAAAGAAATGGAGGAACGCCTTATGGCGCTAGTATTTTAAGGTCTTTTTATGCTCAAGATGAAATCGGGTTCCTAAACGAAAAGATTAGGCTGACCCTAGCCGGTAGATATTCAAACCTCTACACCCTGGGGCAGACAGAATCTGATGACGTACTTACGCCCAGAATAGGTATTAGCGCTGACATTATACCATCGATAAGTATATATGCACTGTACGATGAGTCTTTTCTTCCGCAAAGCGGATTTAACTCTTCAGGGGAAATATTGAACGACCCGGTAAACGGCAAAGACATAGAAGGTGGTCTAAAAGGAAACTTTTTCGATGGTCGTTTGCGTACATCACTAGGTGTCTACAAAATAAACAAGAATAAGATTTTAGTGGGTGACCCCGCTTTTCCTAACGATAATTTCAGCATCTACTCTGGCGAAATTGAATCTAAGGGTATAGAGTTCGACCTACAGGGAGAACTTACCGATGGGCTCAATTTAATTCTTAACTACGCCAATACCAATGTAGAAGATAAATCGGGGTCACTGGTCGCAGGGCACTCTAAGCATGTGACCAATGGTTGGCTCAATTATCACTTTAGTCCGTACAGTAAATTGAAGGGTTTTGGAGCTTCTTTAGGTTATCAGTACCAAGCGGACCGATCTACATGGGCATGGGCGGCCGATGACCAATCTGACCTCCCCAATTATTTTAGAATGGATGGGGCACTTTCTTGGCAGAACGAAAAGTTCAGGGTTCAGTTAAACGTTAATAACATTTTAGACGAATATTTATATGCCGGTGCCAATTATGGAAGTTACCTCTACTGGCAGTCAGAGCCCGGTATTAACGGAAGAATAACCGTAGCATATACATTTTGA
- a CDS encoding polyphosphate glucokinase, which yields MEVLGIDVGGSGIKGGIVNIESGKMISERHRIPTPKSRTPEAMADVIAQIVSHFDYKGKVGCGFPTVIKKGVCKSPGNLDPSWLGVNVEKLLEDKTGLDFTVVNDADIAGYASMNYGIGKGAEGLVIMITIGTGLGSGAFLDGKLIPNFELGQIPYKKYKKIELWAAGSAKEREDLSYKKWGKRFNKFLKYVELIVSPDLILLGGGASKDFDEFKDYIKIETPVVPAQLQNHAGIIGAAAAAMHKLPIEESN from the coding sequence ATGGAAGTACTGGGTATTGATGTTGGAGGTTCTGGAATCAAAGGTGGTATAGTAAATATTGAATCAGGTAAGATGATATCTGAACGCCATCGCATACCGACCCCAAAATCACGTACTCCCGAGGCAATGGCAGATGTAATTGCTCAAATTGTTTCGCACTTCGATTACAAAGGAAAAGTAGGTTGCGGTTTCCCGACAGTTATAAAAAAAGGTGTCTGCAAATCACCCGGAAATCTAGACCCCAGCTGGTTAGGTGTAAACGTAGAAAAACTACTGGAAGATAAAACCGGCTTAGACTTTACCGTAGTCAACGACGCCGATATTGCAGGGTATGCGTCTATGAACTATGGTATCGGCAAAGGTGCTGAAGGCCTCGTAATTATGATTACTATAGGCACAGGCCTGGGAAGCGGAGCCTTTTTAGATGGTAAATTGATACCTAATTTTGAACTCGGACAAATTCCCTATAAAAAATATAAGAAAATTGAGCTTTGGGCGGCGGGTTCTGCCAAAGAGCGTGAAGATTTATCCTATAAAAAATGGGGCAAACGTTTCAACAAGTTTTTGAAATACGTCGAACTAATTGTTTCACCAGATTTAATTCTTTTGGGTGGTGGAGCCTCCAAAGACTTTGACGAATTCAAAGACTATATAAAAATAGAAACCCCCGTGGTTCCTGCTCAACTGCAGAACCACGCGGGCATCATCGGGGCAGCAGCTGCGGCAATGCACAAACTGCCTATCGAGGAATCTAACTAA
- a CDS encoding putative transporter (transmembrane protein), which translates to MRTQIEHFANNILEYIPGILGALLVLLIGWLIAKGIKSLVVRLLRKTSWDERLFKNSDVGDSNVFIANIFYYVIMIVVLLVVLEILGVDQVLTPLENMLSEFLSFIPNLIGAGLIGFVGYLLAKFVANLINIGGGFLDKLIDRTQFKDTDKIVNILKKVVFIIIFIPFLIQAFNALELDAISGPANNILSGFIEMIGEIIIASLILVIFIWGGKYLAQFLEDLFKSLGLDRTAEKIQIQNMIGAGQSLSKIVANLIYFFLVFFGITTAVEILGLTQLTETLNQVLEVTGQILFGLVILAIGNYISVMIYNTMTKSESNTFVAGIVRYASLALFIAIALRTMGIANEIVELAFGLTLGAIAVVVALSYGLGGREAAGEHFKEIIQKLKSNSKDSSNTPNKERGESGRLDL; encoded by the coding sequence ATGAGAACTCAAATTGAACATTTCGCGAACAACATACTGGAATATATTCCCGGTATTCTAGGTGCCCTTCTAGTGCTCTTGATTGGTTGGTTAATTGCCAAAGGAATCAAGTCACTTGTCGTAAGGTTGCTTAGAAAAACCTCTTGGGACGAACGACTCTTCAAAAACAGCGATGTTGGTGACAGCAATGTCTTTATTGCAAACATTTTCTACTACGTTATAATGATTGTCGTCTTATTGGTCGTATTAGAAATTCTTGGTGTAGATCAAGTGCTCACACCATTAGAAAACATGTTAAGCGAATTTCTATCGTTTATACCCAACTTGATAGGTGCAGGCCTGATAGGTTTTGTCGGCTATCTATTGGCCAAATTTGTGGCCAACCTTATCAATATTGGAGGTGGGTTTTTAGATAAACTGATCGACCGCACTCAATTTAAGGATACCGACAAAATTGTCAACATTCTTAAGAAAGTTGTATTTATTATCATCTTTATACCCTTTCTGATTCAAGCTTTCAATGCATTGGAGCTCGATGCCATATCTGGTCCCGCTAATAATATTTTAAGCGGATTTATAGAAATGATTGGTGAAATTATAATCGCATCACTCATCTTGGTTATTTTCATTTGGGGAGGCAAATACTTGGCACAGTTTCTTGAAGACCTATTCAAAAGTTTGGGGCTAGACCGCACCGCTGAAAAGATTCAGATACAGAATATGATCGGCGCAGGCCAATCACTTTCTAAAATCGTAGCCAATCTTATTTACTTCTTCTTAGTGTTTTTTGGTATTACCACTGCGGTAGAAATTTTAGGGCTTACGCAGTTGACGGAAACTCTGAACCAAGTACTTGAGGTAACCGGTCAAATACTATTCGGACTTGTAATCTTGGCGATAGGTAATTACATTTCTGTTATGATTTACAATACTATGACCAAGTCGGAGAGCAATACCTTTGTAGCAGGTATTGTTCGTTATGCTTCTTTAGCGCTATTTATTGCCATTGCACTAAGAACTATGGGCATTGCCAATGAAATTGTAGAACTGGCTTTTGGTCTAACATTGGGCGCCATCGCAGTAGTAGTGGCTTTGAGTTACGGACTTGGTGGAAGAGAGGCCGCTGGAGAGCATTTCAAGGAAATCATTCAAAAATTAAAATCAAACTCAAAAGATAGCTCGAATACTCCGAATAAAGAGCGGGGCGAATCTGGCCGTTTAGATTTATAA
- a CDS encoding GTP-binding protein yields the protein MSTTKNIAIIAHVDHGKTTLVDKIMYHCQLFRENENTGDLILDNNDLERERGITITSKNVSVVYKDTKINIIDTPGHADFGGEVERVLNMADGVLLLVDAFEGPMPQTRFVLQKAIDLGLKPCVVVNKVDKENCTPEEVHEKVFDLMFELGAEEWQLDFPVVYGSAKNNWMSDDWKNETENIEPLLDMVIEHIPTFKPEEGNTQMLITSLDFSSFTGRIAIGRLQRGELREGQQVSLVKRDGSIVKSRIKELFVFEGLGRKKVQEVAAGDICALVGVEGFEIGDTVADLENPEGLKTIAIDEPTMSMLFTINDSPFFGNDGKFVTSRHIKERLERELEKNLALRVNETDSADKFLVFGRGVLHLSVLIETMRREGYEIQIGQPQVIIKEIDGVKCEPVEALTIDLPEEVSGKAVEMVSIRKGEMTSMEAKGDRMICEFIIPSRGIIGLRNQLLTATAGEAIMAHRFLEYQPMKGDIPQRQNGSLVSMEKGKAIPYSIDKLQDRGKFFVDPGEDIYEGQVIGENSRGDDMTINITKTKKLSNVRSSGADDKAKIVPAIKFSLEEALEYIQKDEYVEVTPNHLRLRKIYLTEVDRKRNKIA from the coding sequence ATGTCTACAACAAAGAACATCGCGATTATCGCACACGTTGACCACGGCAAGACAACCCTGGTCGATAAAATCATGTACCACTGCCAACTTTTTCGTGAGAACGAGAATACTGGTGACTTGATTCTTGATAACAATGATTTAGAGCGTGAGCGAGGTATTACTATTACCTCGAAAAACGTTTCGGTAGTTTATAAAGATACCAAGATCAATATTATCGACACTCCTGGTCACGCCGACTTTGGTGGTGAGGTAGAACGTGTATTGAATATGGCAGATGGTGTGCTTTTGTTGGTCGATGCCTTCGAAGGGCCGATGCCACAGACCCGTTTTGTATTGCAAAAAGCTATTGATTTGGGCTTGAAACCTTGTGTAGTGGTCAACAAGGTCGATAAAGAGAATTGTACTCCTGAAGAGGTTCATGAAAAGGTTTTTGACCTTATGTTCGAATTGGGCGCTGAAGAATGGCAGCTTGATTTCCCCGTTGTTTATGGTTCTGCCAAAAACAATTGGATGAGTGATGATTGGAAAAACGAGACTGAAAATATCGAGCCATTGTTAGATATGGTCATCGAACATATACCCACTTTTAAGCCTGAAGAAGGTAACACGCAAATGTTGATTACCTCTTTAGATTTCTCTTCTTTTACGGGTAGAATTGCTATAGGAAGACTTCAAAGAGGTGAACTTAGAGAAGGTCAGCAGGTTTCTTTGGTGAAGAGAGATGGTAGCATTGTCAAATCTAGGATCAAAGAACTTTTTGTATTTGAAGGTTTAGGACGTAAAAAGGTACAAGAAGTTGCCGCAGGTGATATCTGTGCCTTGGTAGGTGTTGAAGGGTTTGAAATCGGAGATACGGTTGCAGATTTGGAGAACCCTGAAGGGTTAAAGACCATTGCTATCGATGAGCCAACTATGAGTATGTTGTTTACGATTAACGATAGTCCGTTCTTCGGTAATGATGGTAAATTTGTAACCTCTCGACATATTAAAGAGCGTTTAGAACGTGAACTTGAAAAAAACTTGGCGCTTCGAGTAAACGAAACCGATAGTGCCGATAAGTTCTTGGTATTTGGTCGAGGTGTATTGCACCTTTCTGTATTGATCGAGACTATGCGTCGTGAAGGTTATGAAATTCAAATCGGTCAACCACAGGTAATTATTAAAGAAATTGATGGTGTAAAATGTGAGCCTGTTGAAGCATTGACCATCGATTTGCCAGAAGAAGTTTCTGGTAAAGCTGTAGAGATGGTGTCAATACGCAAGGGAGAAATGACCAGTATGGAGGCTAAGGGAGACCGAATGATATGTGAGTTCATTATTCCTTCTCGTGGTATCATCGGTTTGCGTAATCAACTTTTAACTGCGACTGCCGGTGAGGCTATTATGGCGCACCGATTCTTGGAATATCAGCCAATGAAAGGAGATATTCCTCAAAGACAGAACGGTTCTTTGGTATCTATGGAAAAAGGAAAAGCAATACCATACTCCATTGATAAATTACAAGATCGTGGTAAATTTTTCGTAGACCCGGGTGAAGATATTTATGAAGGTCAGGTTATTGGTGAAAATTCTCGCGGCGATGATATGACTATCAATATTACAAAAACGAAAAAACTGTCGAACGTACGTTCTTCCGGTGCTGATGATAAAGCTAAGATTGTACCGGCAATCAAGTTTTCATTAGAAGAAGCTTTGGAGTATATTCAGAAAGATGAATACGTTGAGGTGACACCTAATCACCTTCGATTAAGAAAAATATACCTGACCGAGGTAGACCGAAAGCGAAATAAGATCGCATAA